The following proteins come from a genomic window of Frankiales bacterium:
- a CDS encoding response regulator, producing the protein MADPLLVLVVDDEVPLAAIVASYLVREGFTVVQAHDGPTAVDMAQLHRPDLIVLDVMLPGFDGVEVCRRVRAFTDAYIIMLTARDEELDKIVGLSVGADDYLVKPFSPRELIARVRAMLRRPRAASTTPDVQLVIGDLVIDEEARTVTASGEPVDLTRTEFDLLAALAARPRAAFTRRQLIDEVWGSDWYGDEHLVDVHIGHLRHKLGDNATEPRYVRTVRGVGYGMGTG; encoded by the coding sequence ATGGCTGACCCCCTGCTTGTACTAGTCGTCGACGACGAGGTACCCCTCGCTGCGATCGTCGCGAGCTATCTGGTCCGCGAAGGGTTCACCGTCGTCCAAGCCCACGACGGCCCGACGGCCGTGGACATGGCCCAGCTGCACAGACCGGATCTGATCGTGCTGGACGTGATGCTCCCGGGCTTCGACGGGGTCGAGGTCTGCCGTCGCGTGCGCGCGTTCACCGACGCCTACATCATCATGCTGACCGCGCGCGACGAGGAGCTCGACAAGATCGTCGGTCTGTCCGTGGGCGCTGACGACTACCTCGTCAAGCCCTTCTCACCGCGCGAGCTCATCGCGCGTGTGCGCGCGATGCTGCGTCGCCCCCGAGCCGCCTCGACCACGCCCGACGTTCAGCTGGTGATCGGTGACCTGGTCATCGACGAGGAGGCACGGACCGTCACGGCGTCCGGTGAACCCGTCGACCTGACCCGCACCGAGTTCGACCTGCTCGCAGCCCTTGCCGCGCGCCCACGCGCCGCTTTCACCCGACGCCAGCTCATCGACGAGGTCTGGGGCAGTGACTGGTACGGCGACGAGCACCTCGTCGATGTCCACATCGGGCACCTGCGCCACAAGCTCGGCGACAACGCCACTGAACCGCGCTACGTCCGCACCGTCCGCGGTGTCGGGTATGGCATGGGAACGGGATGA
- a CDS encoding HAMP domain-containing protein, which yields MSTRRTHLATRLMTAQALVIAVGAITLLVTAALVAPGLFHAHLGEIGGDSPNVAHHAEEAFASSFAVAISVATAVSLIAAGLVSWFLVRRLARPVEELAAAAESVATGNYDVTVPDAVFSSELQQLSSSFAHMATRLAETESSRTRLLADLAHEVRTPLATLEAYIDGLEDGVVQAEPVAYTTMRAQVSRLRRLATDLREAAAANEHALNLSFADLDPAEAATSAVAAALPRYLAKGVSLDMQDSPTGLVVTADAERLQQVLANLLDNALRHTPVGGHVTVAVRQTTGRTTDITVTDDGEGIPDDHLAQIFERFHRVDPSRATHDGSGSGLGLTIARAIITDHGGSLTVTSSGLNRGSTFTVALPALPAPRPI from the coding sequence ATGAGCACCCGGCGGACCCACCTGGCCACCCGGCTCATGACGGCCCAGGCGTTGGTCATTGCCGTCGGTGCGATCACCTTGCTGGTCACCGCTGCACTGGTCGCGCCAGGCCTGTTCCACGCCCACCTGGGTGAGATCGGCGGGGACTCACCGAACGTGGCCCACCACGCCGAGGAGGCCTTCGCCTCGTCCTTCGCGGTGGCCATCAGCGTGGCCACGGCGGTGTCGTTGATCGCAGCAGGGCTGGTGTCCTGGTTCCTGGTGCGCCGACTTGCCCGCCCGGTGGAGGAACTTGCCGCCGCGGCGGAGTCCGTGGCGACGGGGAACTACGACGTGACCGTGCCCGATGCTGTCTTCAGCAGCGAGCTGCAGCAACTGTCCAGCTCGTTCGCGCACATGGCGACGCGGCTGGCCGAGACCGAGAGCTCGCGCACACGCCTGTTGGCCGACCTCGCCCACGAAGTGCGCACACCGCTGGCCACCCTCGAGGCCTATATCGACGGGCTGGAGGACGGGGTCGTGCAAGCCGAGCCAGTTGCGTACACCACGATGCGCGCCCAGGTGTCCCGTCTGCGCCGCCTGGCCACGGACCTGCGGGAGGCGGCAGCAGCCAACGAGCACGCTCTGAACCTCTCCTTCGCCGACCTCGACCCCGCTGAGGCAGCAACCAGCGCGGTAGCCGCCGCACTGCCACGCTACCTAGCCAAGGGGGTCAGCCTTGACATGCAGGACTCACCAACGGGGCTGGTCGTCACGGCGGATGCCGAGCGGCTCCAACAGGTCCTGGCGAATCTGCTGGACAACGCCCTGCGGCACACCCCCGTGGGCGGACACGTCACCGTCGCGGTCCGTCAGACGACCGGCAGAACCACCGACATCACCGTCACCGACGACGGCGAAGGAATCCCCGACGACCATCTCGCCCAAATCTTCGAGCGATTCCACCGCGTCGACCCGTCCCGGGCGACGCACGACGGGTCGGGAAGCGGACTGGGACTGACAATCGCCCGCGCCATCATCACCGATCACGGAGGTTCGCTCACTGTCACCAGCTCGGGGCTCAACCGCGGGTCAACCTTCACCGTGGCACTTCCCGCACTGCCGGCCCCAAGGCCGATCTGA
- a CDS encoding glutaredoxin gives MTSSPITGTTTATITLVVSSGCHFCRDAQDALEEIGHDFPIQVRSIDLRSREGLRLAQQFRASMSPLVLVDGQFLSAGRLPRGKLRAVLSARAAQARTAS, from the coding sequence ATGACATCCTCACCCATCACCGGGACAACGACCGCGACCATTACCCTGGTGGTGTCCTCCGGGTGCCACTTCTGCCGCGATGCGCAGGACGCGCTCGAGGAGATCGGTCACGACTTCCCGATCCAGGTGAGGAGCATCGACCTGCGGAGTCGGGAGGGTCTGCGTCTTGCTCAGCAGTTCCGCGCCAGCATGAGTCCCCTCGTGCTCGTCGACGGGCAGTTCCTCAGTGCGGGTCGGTTGCCGCGAGGAAAGCTCCGCGCGGTGCTGTCCGCCCGTGCAGCCCAGGCGCGAACCGCGTCATGA
- a CDS encoding cytochrome c biogenesis protein CcdA yields MNDLLTTGSVLAAFFAGGVALFAPCCIVFLAPSYLAIAVKNRRWRLLPLTFVFAAGLAAVMVPITLGMSLLSGAIAQYHAVFYVIGGLLMLLLAVWALTGKMWALPSFIAAPDTRRGDSASFFALGVFSGVASACCAPVLAGVMTLSALSGSAAGGAVLGLAYVFGMTFPLFVMALAWDRFDLGSKRFLQARPVTIRLPKGHALNTNTINVIVAIAFTVMGGFVLRLASSGTMTSGPGMQVAVGDWLARVFRRIENFTAPIPEPILGAALLGLAAVFVVATLRRRTETPPGGEASDPHVGCHGDDTPTSATLDKESAS; encoded by the coding sequence ATGAACGACCTGCTGACCACCGGATCGGTGCTGGCAGCCTTCTTCGCCGGTGGTGTCGCCCTGTTCGCGCCCTGCTGCATCGTGTTCCTGGCGCCGAGCTACCTGGCAATTGCGGTGAAGAACCGCCGCTGGCGGCTGCTGCCGCTCACCTTCGTCTTCGCCGCCGGCTTGGCGGCGGTGATGGTCCCGATCACGCTCGGAATGAGCCTGCTCTCGGGCGCCATCGCGCAGTATCACGCAGTGTTCTACGTGATCGGCGGGCTGTTGATGCTGCTGCTCGCGGTGTGGGCGTTGACCGGGAAGATGTGGGCGCTGCCGTCGTTCATCGCCGCCCCGGACACCCGTCGCGGTGACTCGGCGAGCTTCTTCGCCCTCGGCGTCTTCTCCGGAGTCGCGTCCGCGTGCTGCGCACCCGTCCTCGCCGGCGTGATGACCTTGTCCGCCCTGTCCGGGTCCGCGGCCGGAGGCGCTGTCCTCGGCCTCGCCTACGTCTTCGGCATGACGTTCCCCCTGTTCGTGATGGCGCTCGCGTGGGACCGCTTCGACCTGGGGAGCAAGCGTTTCCTGCAGGCCCGACCGGTCACCATCCGCCTGCCGAAGGGGCATGCGCTGAACACCAACACCATCAACGTGATCGTCGCGATCGCCTTCACCGTGATGGGCGGGTTCGTGCTGCGCCTCGCGTCGTCGGGGACCATGACGAGCGGCCCGGGCATGCAGGTCGCGGTCGGGGACTGGTTGGCCAGGGTCTTCCGCCGCATTGAGAACTTCACCGCCCCGATCCCGGAACCGATCCTGGGTGCGGCCCTGCTCGGTCTCGCGGCTGTCTTCGTCGTCGCCACCCTGCGACGTCGCACCGAGACCCCGCCCGGCGGCGAGGCGAGCGACCCGCACGTGGGCTGCCACGGCGATGACACCCCGACCAGTGCAACGCTCGACAAGGAGTCGGCATCATGA
- a CDS encoding redoxin domain-containing protein, whose amino-acid sequence MTNATAAKARNAKLQALQEQQTRDARRRRFRNLAFWGVGLLVVAGLLGYAMLNSRPSVGANSKVAVPFTLTDTAGKTVTLAEYKGRNVVLYFSEGAGCQACLLQMSKIEADKAAFDKANVTVLPVVMNSRDQILADMAANKVTTPFLLDDGTVSQEYGTLGKGMHAGLPGHSFVLIDSNGMQRWYGEYPSMWLDPTALLTQVESVLAS is encoded by the coding sequence ATGACGAACGCAACCGCGGCCAAGGCACGCAACGCCAAGCTGCAGGCGCTGCAGGAGCAGCAGACCAGGGACGCCCGCAGGCGCCGGTTTCGCAACCTCGCCTTCTGGGGCGTCGGCTTGCTCGTAGTGGCCGGGCTGCTGGGGTACGCGATGCTGAACAGCCGCCCGAGCGTCGGTGCCAACTCCAAGGTCGCTGTCCCGTTCACCCTGACCGACACCGCCGGCAAGACGGTCACCCTCGCCGAATACAAGGGCCGCAACGTGGTCCTGTACTTCAGCGAGGGCGCCGGTTGTCAGGCGTGCCTGCTACAGATGAGCAAGATCGAGGCCGACAAGGCTGCGTTCGACAAGGCGAACGTGACCGTGCTGCCGGTGGTGATGAACAGCCGCGACCAGATCCTCGCTGACATGGCCGCGAACAAGGTCACGACGCCGTTCCTGCTCGACGACGGCACCGTGTCCCAGGAGTACGGCACGCTCGGGAAGGGCATGCACGCCGGGCTCCCCGGGCACAGTTTCGTGTTGATCGACAGCAACGGCATGCAGCGGTGGTACGGCGAGTACCCGTCCATGTGGCTGGACCCGACCGCCCTTCTCACGCAGGTCGAATCCGTCCTGGCGTCCTGA
- a CDS encoding MFS transporter has product MTRGAGRRAWLAVGLASAASFLVLLDDSAVALSLSRMGQELGLALVGIEWVVNIYSLAFAVLVLWGGMLADRLGARRVLCAGLAAFAGVSLAAGLASSGDLLIALRAAQGMSAAFIAPAALAVVTTSFPPGRRGAALGVWAGVSASAVAAGPLIGAVLTQVFGWRSIFLVNVPLAVLLLLVAVLVLPVDAMTVPRGRLDIAGLLSSATALSFLVLGLTQATSLGWASLVVWAVFGTAAVASVAFIAVERHAENPLLDLALFRLPNFAAGNLLGLLNLAIMCSLFFFLALYLQRGMLLRPLSAGLALLPFTALIAIVAPLAGRLADRTGPRTPIVTGLWLVSVGLLLLSRIGPESTVRDVLPALLIAGLGLGLASSPTTTAAMSSVPTRSTGIGGATVTVSRLLGLALGVAVMGTIVSVGWPGGTVITGGQRAVFAGALGVGFAVNAALALLGGVAAVVFIRPTRPASSPDAKSSEVDSCLGDSAAMPGDGPDVP; this is encoded by the coding sequence ATGACTAGGGGAGCGGGGCGCCGGGCGTGGCTTGCGGTCGGTCTTGCGTCCGCGGCCTCGTTCCTGGTGCTGCTGGACGACTCGGCCGTGGCCCTGTCCCTCTCGCGGATGGGTCAGGAGCTCGGGCTGGCACTGGTCGGGATCGAGTGGGTCGTGAACATCTACTCCTTGGCGTTCGCCGTGTTGGTGCTGTGGGGCGGGATGCTCGCCGACCGGCTGGGGGCCCGTCGAGTCCTCTGTGCGGGTCTCGCCGCGTTCGCGGGCGTGTCACTGGCAGCCGGTCTGGCATCCAGCGGTGACCTGCTCATCGCCCTGCGGGCAGCGCAGGGGATGAGTGCCGCGTTCATCGCGCCTGCGGCCCTCGCCGTGGTGACGACGTCGTTCCCGCCGGGACGTCGCGGTGCGGCTCTGGGCGTGTGGGCGGGGGTCTCAGCCAGTGCCGTGGCGGCCGGCCCCCTTATCGGTGCCGTGCTCACGCAGGTCTTCGGATGGAGATCCATCTTCCTGGTCAACGTCCCGCTCGCAGTCCTGCTGCTGCTCGTCGCGGTGCTGGTGCTCCCCGTCGACGCGATGACTGTGCCCCGTGGCCGCCTGGACATCGCTGGGCTGCTGAGCTCAGCCACCGCGTTGTCCTTCCTAGTTCTCGGACTTACTCAGGCCACCAGCCTCGGCTGGGCCTCGCTCGTGGTTTGGGCAGTCTTCGGCACGGCTGCAGTCGCGAGCGTGGCGTTCATCGCGGTGGAACGCCACGCGGAGAACCCGCTGCTCGACCTCGCGCTGTTTCGCCTGCCCAACTTCGCGGCCGGCAATCTGCTGGGGCTCTTGAACCTGGCGATCATGTGCAGCCTGTTCTTCTTCCTCGCCCTCTACTTGCAACGCGGCATGCTGCTCAGACCGTTGTCGGCAGGTCTGGCGCTGCTCCCCTTCACCGCGCTCATCGCCATCGTGGCACCCCTTGCCGGACGCCTCGCCGACCGCACCGGGCCCCGGACACCCATCGTTACCGGACTGTGGCTCGTCTCGGTAGGGCTGCTGCTGCTGTCACGCATCGGCCCGGAATCCACAGTTCGCGACGTTCTCCCAGCCCTGCTGATCGCCGGCCTGGGTCTCGGCCTGGCCTCGAGCCCGACGACCACCGCCGCGATGTCCTCCGTCCCCACCCGGTCAACCGGGATCGGTGGCGCCACCGTCACAGTCTCGCGACTGCTCGGTCTCGCCCTGGGCGTTGCGGTGATGGGGACGATCGTGTCTGTCGGGTGGCCCGGCGGCACGGTGATCACGGGCGGCCAGCGCGCCGTGTTCGCTGGCGCCCTGGGCGTCGGATTTGCCGTCAACGCCGCACTCGCGTTGCTCGGCGGTGTGGCGGCCGTCGTGTTCATCCGCCCAACCCGGCCTGCGTCGTCCCCGGACGCGAAGAGCTCGGAGGTGGACTCGTGCCTCGGGGACTCCGCCGCGATGCCGGGTGATGGGCCAGACGTGCCGTGA
- a CDS encoding diacylglyceryl transferase encodes MSTKRQGHASQSRVRPQPETVSQRALAPFAATLAAQATTTSPPRTGLQESASRVEPAVRDPRPAAAVAAEVLQITTFGCGALAEAEPHGLGLTYWVDAPEDGPSTQLNVRFIGRRVHPAGTPGADDTFVVDASVDPVLPGVGRIAVTAHALDLVPGEWQVTATASFGVAPGPVRRLPRGSAVGTTVFAPVVRVRAPGVRLGAWPAMVALGALVGVSTQAFLASHNGLPAARLLAISVAACLLGVIGAKVYYLLTHREEKRSLLTVGMSLQGFVLAAITTVVVGSIIGGLPLGEVLDVTAPGLLFGAAIGRLGCFFGGCCAGRPTASRWGLWSSNRSVGIRRIPVQLMDSAVAGTLGMAALVLIVIAGPSTSAGVFLTMIAAYMFGRQLLFPLRDLPRRTAHGRVVMLALTGAVVLAEVTLAGLVR; translated from the coding sequence ATGAGCACCAAGCGACAAGGCCACGCCTCACAGTCTCGGGTTCGACCCCAACCGGAGACGGTGTCGCAGCGGGCCTTGGCGCCGTTCGCTGCAACCCTGGCCGCCCAAGCCACCACAACATCGCCACCCCGAACTGGGCTGCAGGAGTCTGCGTCGCGGGTGGAGCCCGCGGTCCGCGATCCGCGACCCGCGGCCGCCGTGGCAGCGGAAGTGTTGCAGATCACGACGTTTGGGTGCGGCGCCCTCGCCGAGGCCGAACCTCACGGGCTCGGGCTGACCTACTGGGTCGATGCACCCGAGGATGGGCCGAGCACGCAGCTGAACGTCCGCTTCATCGGACGACGGGTCCATCCGGCCGGCACCCCCGGGGCAGACGACACATTCGTCGTCGACGCAAGCGTGGATCCCGTCCTGCCGGGCGTGGGTCGCATCGCGGTCACCGCGCACGCCCTGGACCTCGTGCCTGGCGAATGGCAGGTGACCGCCACTGCCAGCTTCGGTGTCGCTCCCGGACCTGTCCGACGCCTCCCTCGGGGCAGCGCCGTCGGCACGACGGTCTTCGCGCCCGTCGTGCGGGTCCGGGCCCCCGGGGTGCGGCTCGGGGCCTGGCCGGCGATGGTGGCGCTCGGCGCACTGGTCGGCGTGAGCACCCAAGCATTCCTCGCGTCGCACAACGGGTTGCCCGCGGCGAGGCTGCTGGCGATCAGTGTGGCAGCCTGCCTGCTCGGTGTCATCGGCGCCAAGGTCTACTACCTGCTGACCCACCGTGAGGAGAAGCGCAGCCTGCTCACGGTGGGCATGTCGCTGCAGGGGTTCGTCCTGGCGGCGATCACCACGGTCGTCGTCGGTTCCATCATCGGGGGGCTGCCGCTGGGTGAGGTACTCGACGTCACCGCCCCCGGGTTGCTCTTCGGCGCCGCGATCGGTCGGCTCGGCTGCTTCTTCGGTGGTTGCTGCGCCGGTCGCCCCACCGCGTCGCGCTGGGGACTGTGGAGCTCGAACCGGAGCGTGGGGATCCGCCGGATCCCGGTGCAGCTCATGGACTCAGCCGTGGCCGGCACCCTGGGGATGGCCGCGCTGGTCCTCATCGTCATCGCCGGCCCGTCCACCTCCGCCGGGGTCTTCCTCACGATGATCGCCGCATACATGTTCGGGCGTCAGCTGCTCTTCCCGCTGCGGGACCTGCCGCGTCGGACCGCCCACGGGCGGGTCGTCATGCTGGCCCTCACTGGCGCCGTGGTGCTCGCCGAAGTGACGCTGGCCGGACTGGTCCGGTGA
- a CDS encoding DUF302 domain-containing protein: protein MSHLLSITVARAFDPALRATREALAENGFGILTEIDLQATLKAKLDVDLDPQNILGVCRPTLAHAALTVEPAAGVLLPCTVVVRYRDNASTTVDVLDPQAMVTVTGNEALTPIAAEAAARLSAALVQLAGLAPM from the coding sequence ATGTCCCACCTGCTGAGCATCACCGTGGCCCGAGCGTTCGACCCGGCGCTGCGCGCAACGCGTGAAGCGCTGGCCGAGAACGGCTTCGGGATCCTCACCGAGATTGACCTGCAGGCCACCTTGAAGGCCAAGCTCGACGTCGACCTCGACCCACAGAACATCCTCGGGGTGTGCCGGCCCACACTCGCCCACGCGGCTCTCACGGTCGAACCGGCTGCCGGGGTGCTGCTGCCGTGCACGGTCGTCGTGCGCTACCGCGACAACGCGTCCACCACCGTCGACGTGCTCGATCCGCAGGCCATGGTGACGGTGACAGGGAACGAGGCGCTGACCCCGATCGCTGCGGAGGCCGCAGCCCGGCTGTCCGCAGCGCTGGTCCAGCTGGCCGGCCTGGCACCGATGTGA
- a CDS encoding DoxX family membrane protein, whose translation MHDQRTTGAARTSTVAPEATGLDVQWPKTAFRVIFGLIWLIDAVLKWLPGFRDGYMDTIMGQSEGQPTWLDPWFNFWINLQHPNPAFFAYLVAVLETGIALAVIFGFARKLTYLSAIVLSLLIWGTAEGFGGPYTSGSADIGTAIIYSLVFALLLCLAYYQGPSRFSVDYYLEQRISWWHWIAEIGHRNHHPQAATPEHLADAPAIGEHARV comes from the coding sequence ATGCACGACCAACGAACCACCGGAGCAGCAAGGACCTCGACCGTCGCGCCCGAGGCGACTGGCCTGGATGTGCAGTGGCCGAAGACCGCGTTCCGCGTGATCTTCGGGCTCATCTGGCTGATCGACGCGGTGCTGAAGTGGTTGCCCGGCTTCCGCGACGGCTACATGGACACCATCATGGGACAGTCCGAAGGACAGCCGACCTGGCTGGACCCCTGGTTCAACTTCTGGATCAACCTGCAGCACCCCAACCCCGCGTTCTTCGCCTATCTCGTCGCCGTGCTCGAGACCGGCATCGCCCTCGCGGTGATCTTCGGATTCGCGCGCAAGCTCACCTACCTCAGCGCCATCGTGCTGAGCCTGCTGATCTGGGGGACCGCAGAAGGCTTCGGCGGACCGTACACCTCGGGCTCAGCCGACATCGGCACCGCGATCATCTACTCGCTGGTCTTCGCCCTGCTGCTCTGCCTGGCCTACTACCAGGGACCGTCTCGGTTCAGCGTCGACTACTACCTCGAGCAGCGGATCTCCTGGTGGCACTGGATCGCCGAAATCGGCCACCGCAACCACCACCCACAGGCCGCCACCCCGGAGCACCTCGCCGACGCACCCGCGATCGGGGAGCACGCCAGGGTCTGA
- a CDS encoding methyltransferase domain-containing protein — MTRALPGTDHDQSGGSAIGGAAVDISKVLAAALGGPVPLRIRCWDGSQAGDPDAPATIAFADPRALRRLLWAPNELGLVRAYVSGDLAFEGDIFAALDLPEVIDRVAHHESIGLNLRERLSAVRTASKLGAIGLPPVPPAEEIRRRRGPVHSRARDAASVSHHYDVGNDFYHLVLGASMVYSCAYWTQQTSADYSLGDAQRDKLDLVCEKLGLRPGVRLLDVGCGWGALPIHAAALYDATVVGVTVSQEQATLARQRVHDAGLDDHVEIRLQDYRDVTDGPYDAISSVGMSEHVGRTHLTTYAQTLMNQLRPGGRLLNHAIASVRSLPSSSKSTPGFIDSYIFPDGEVVPLSSTLDALEQVGFEVRDVEALREHYGRTLRAWVDNLSQDWVAAVALVGQARARTWLLYLAACALAFEHGNITVHQVLAVRQTAAGSSGMPATRQQWLSNAR; from the coding sequence ATGACCCGAGCCCTACCGGGGACGGACCACGACCAGTCAGGCGGTTCTGCGATCGGGGGCGCCGCCGTGGACATCTCCAAGGTTCTCGCAGCGGCACTCGGCGGGCCAGTGCCACTGCGGATCCGGTGCTGGGACGGGTCCCAGGCCGGTGACCCGGATGCCCCAGCCACGATCGCATTCGCAGACCCGCGTGCGTTGCGCCGCCTGCTCTGGGCGCCCAACGAGCTCGGGCTGGTCCGTGCCTACGTTTCAGGCGACCTCGCCTTCGAGGGCGACATCTTCGCCGCCCTCGACCTGCCCGAGGTCATCGACCGCGTCGCCCACCACGAGAGCATCGGACTGAACCTCCGCGAAAGGCTCTCGGCCGTGCGCACCGCGAGCAAGCTCGGTGCGATCGGCCTCCCGCCGGTGCCACCAGCGGAGGAGATCCGGCGACGGCGAGGGCCGGTGCACAGCCGGGCCCGCGACGCCGCGTCGGTATCGCACCACTACGACGTCGGCAACGACTTCTACCACCTCGTGCTCGGCGCGAGCATGGTCTACTCCTGCGCCTACTGGACCCAGCAGACCAGCGCGGACTACAGCCTCGGGGACGCCCAGCGCGACAAGCTCGACCTCGTCTGCGAGAAACTCGGGCTGCGACCGGGCGTGCGCCTGCTCGACGTCGGCTGCGGCTGGGGCGCCCTCCCCATCCACGCCGCAGCGCTCTACGACGCGACCGTCGTCGGAGTCACAGTCAGCCAGGAGCAGGCCACTCTGGCCCGACAGCGCGTGCACGACGCCGGACTCGACGACCACGTGGAGATCCGGCTGCAGGACTACCGCGACGTAACCGACGGACCCTACGACGCAATCTCCAGCGTCGGTATGTCCGAGCACGTCGGCCGCACCCACCTCACCACCTACGCCCAGACCCTGATGAACCAGCTCCGCCCCGGAGGCAGGCTGCTCAACCACGCCATCGCCTCCGTGCGGTCCCTGCCCTCATCGTCGAAATCCACCCCAGGATTCATCGACAGCTACATCTTCCCCGACGGTGAGGTCGTTCCGCTCTCGAGCACCCTCGACGCCCTCGAGCAGGTTGGGTTCGAGGTCCGCGACGTCGAGGCGCTGCGCGAGCACTACGGCCGAACCCTGCGCGCCTGGGTCGACAACCTCAGCCAGGACTGGGTAGCAGCCGTCGCACTGGTCGGGCAGGCCCGGGCGCGAACATGGTTGCTCTACCTGGCGGCCTGCGCGCTGGCCTTCGAACACGGCAACATCACCGTGCACCAGGTCCTCGCCGTACGCCAGACAGCCGCCGGATCAAGCGGCATGCCGGCGACCCGCCAGCAATGGCTCAGCAACGCCCGGTGA
- a CDS encoding YHS domain-containing protein: protein MATTTDPVCGMQIQPSKDTAQIVHHGTTFMFCSDTCRTAFESDPDRYADRQQS, encoded by the coding sequence ATGGCAACCACCACCGATCCCGTGTGCGGCATGCAGATCCAGCCCTCGAAGGACACCGCTCAGATCGTTCACCACGGCACCACGTTCATGTTCTGCAGCGACACCTGTCGAACGGCGTTCGAGTCGGATCCGGACCGCTACGCCGATCGGCAGCAGTCCTAG